A single genomic interval of Paracoccus contaminans harbors:
- the recQ gene encoding DNA helicase RecQ, producing MPQDLLREVWGFDDFRPGQGEIVQAVAAGRDVLAIMPTGGGKSLCYQLPALMRDGVTVVISPLIALMRDQVRSLREAGVAAGALTSGNTEAETGEVFAALSNGTLKLLYMAPERLASGATVPMLRRAGVTAIAVDEAHCVSQWGHDFRPDYLRVGDLRRALGVPLAAFTATADAETRDEIVARLFDGRAPQVFLRGFDRPNIHLAFQPKDNPRRQIMDFAAARRGQSGIIYCATRAKTETLDAALNAAGIPAVAYHGGMEAEQRREVEGRFQREDGLVVTATVAFGMGIDKPDIRWVAHADLPKSIESYYQEIGRAGRDGAPAETLTLYGPDDIRLRRTQVDEGLAPAERKEADHGRLNALLGLAEATACRRQHLLAYFGETSDPCGNCDLCDNPPELFDATQPVRMALSAILRTGEWFGQGHIIDVLTGTATDKITQRGHDRLPTFGVGKAVPKGEWQAILRQMLGRDLIRPDPERHGGLRITATAHPVLRGETPVTLRRDLVRRARPDPVVRAQVDDEDAPLLSALKAKRRALAESQRVPAYVIFPDRTLIEMARARPQTLDAMARIGGVGAKKLESYGAAFLAIIAGAPPAPMHPARRALAGGDAGALYDRLEAAARDLARGTDGTGKPLSLSPSLLRRIAQDRPADLGRYLDGARLDRFGAAFAEAIGRQD from the coding sequence ATGCCGCAGGACCTGCTGCGCGAGGTCTGGGGGTTCGACGATTTCCGCCCCGGCCAGGGCGAGATCGTTCAGGCGGTCGCCGCGGGGCGCGACGTGCTGGCGATCATGCCCACGGGGGGCGGCAAGTCGCTGTGCTATCAGCTGCCGGCGCTGATGCGGGACGGGGTGACGGTGGTCATCTCGCCGCTGATTGCGCTGATGCGCGATCAGGTGCGGTCCCTGCGCGAGGCAGGCGTCGCCGCGGGTGCCCTGACCAGCGGCAACACCGAGGCGGAAACGGGCGAGGTGTTCGCGGCGCTGAGCAACGGCACGCTCAAGCTGCTGTACATGGCGCCGGAACGGCTGGCATCGGGGGCGACGGTGCCGATGCTGCGCCGCGCGGGCGTGACCGCGATCGCCGTGGACGAGGCGCATTGCGTCAGCCAGTGGGGCCACGATTTTCGCCCCGACTATCTGCGCGTGGGCGATCTGCGCCGGGCGCTGGGCGTGCCGCTGGCCGCCTTTACCGCAACGGCCGATGCCGAAACGCGCGATGAGATCGTCGCCCGCCTGTTCGACGGGCGCGCCCCGCAGGTATTCCTGCGCGGCTTTGACCGGCCCAACATCCATCTGGCCTTTCAGCCCAAGGACAATCCGCGCCGGCAGATCATGGATTTCGCCGCCGCCCGGCGCGGCCAGTCGGGCATCATCTATTGCGCCACCCGCGCCAAGACCGAAACGCTGGACGCCGCCCTGAACGCCGCCGGCATCCCCGCCGTCGCCTATCACGGCGGGATGGAGGCCGAGCAGCGCCGCGAGGTCGAGGGCCGTTTCCAGCGCGAGGACGGCCTTGTCGTCACCGCGACCGTCGCCTTCGGCATGGGCATCGACAAGCCCGACATCCGCTGGGTCGCCCATGCCGACCTGCCCAAGTCGATCGAGTCCTACTATCAGGAAATCGGCCGCGCCGGCCGCGACGGCGCGCCTGCCGAAACACTGACCCTGTATGGGCCCGACGACATCCGCCTGCGCCGCACGCAAGTGGACGAGGGGCTTGCCCCGGCCGAGCGGAAAGAGGCCGATCATGGCCGCCTGAATGCGCTGCTGGGCCTGGCCGAGGCGACTGCCTGCCGCCGCCAGCATCTGCTGGCCTATTTCGGCGAAACCTCTGACCCCTGCGGCAACTGCGATCTGTGCGACAACCCGCCCGAGCTGTTCGACGCCACCCAGCCGGTGCGGATGGCGCTGTCGGCGATCCTGCGGACGGGCGAATGGTTCGGGCAGGGGCACATCATCGACGTGCTGACCGGCACGGCGACCGACAAGATCACCCAGCGCGGCCATGACCGGCTGCCGACCTTCGGTGTCGGCAAGGCGGTGCCAAAGGGCGAATGGCAGGCGATCCTGCGCCAGATGCTGGGGCGCGACCTGATCCGCCCTGATCCCGAACGCCATGGCGGGCTGCGCATCACCGCCACGGCCCATCCGGTGCTGCGCGGCGAAACCCCCGTCACGCTGCGCCGTGATCTGGTGCGCCGGGCCAGGCCCGATCCCGTCGTCCGCGCCCAGGTCGATGACGAGGACGCGCCCCTGCTGTCGGCGCTGAAGGCCAAGCGCCGCGCGCTGGCCGAATCGCAGCGGGTGCCCGCCTATGTCATCTTTCCAGACCGCACGCTGATCGAGATGGCGCGGGCGCGCCCGCAGACGCTGGACGCGATGGCCCGCATCGGCGGCGTGGGCGCAAAAAAGCTGGAAAGCTATGGCGCGGCCTTTCTGGCCATCATCGCCGGCGCGCCGCCCGCCCCCATGCACCCGGCCCGCCGCGCGCTGGCGGGGGGCGATGCGGGGGCGCTTTACGACCGGCTCGAGGCAGCGGCGCGCGATCTGGCCCGCGGCACCGACGGGACTGGAAAGCCGCTGTCGCTCAGCCCCTCGCTGTTGCGGCGCATCGCGCAGGACAGGCCGGCCGATCTGGGGCGCTATCTGGACGGGGCGCGGCTCGACCGCTTTGGCGCCGCCTTTGCCGAGGCGATCGGCCGGCAGGACTAG
- a CDS encoding IclR family transcriptional regulator, whose amino-acid sequence MAEKDGVQSVVRALTLLRLMAQGEGGTRLSDLARAAGLPVSTAHRLLTTLEQQGFAQFEPAASAWHVGRETFSTGMAYGRRLSFVAPALPMLRRLRDATRETANLGILDDDHLVTVSQVESREIRRALSPPGRRVPVFCSAMGKAILATWRDEEVLALAARAGLPPLTSKSLRTPKAAMADIARTRARGWALDDEEFNLGMRCLAAVVWSPQGEAACAISISGAAARLTADRLEPLGERVAQAAAALTALLGGAPPAEL is encoded by the coding sequence ATGGCGGAAAAGGACGGCGTTCAATCGGTGGTGCGGGCGCTGACGCTGCTGCGGCTGATGGCGCAGGGCGAGGGCGGCACGCGCCTGTCCGACCTGGCCCGCGCGGCCGGCCTGCCCGTGTCCACCGCCCACCGCTTGCTGACGACGCTGGAACAGCAGGGCTTTGCGCAGTTCGAGCCGGCCGCCTCGGCCTGGCATGTGGGGCGCGAGACGTTCTCGACCGGGATGGCCTATGGCCGCCGGCTCAGCTTTGTGGCCCCCGCGCTGCCGATGCTGCGCCGGCTGCGCGATGCCACGCGCGAGACGGCGAATCTGGGCATCCTCGACGACGACCACCTCGTGACGGTCAGCCAGGTGGAAAGCCGGGAAATCCGCCGCGCCCTGTCGCCGCCGGGCCGGCGGGTGCCGGTTTTCTGCTCGGCCATGGGCAAGGCGATCCTGGCGACATGGCGCGACGAGGAGGTGCTGGCCCTGGCGGCCCGCGCCGGGCTGCCGCCGCTGACATCGAAAAGCCTGCGCACGCCCAAGGCGGCGATGGCCGACATCGCCCGCACCCGCGCCCGCGGCTGGGCGCTGGACGACGAGGAGTTCAACCTCGGCATGCGCTGCCTTGCGGCGGTGGTCTGGTCGCCGCAGGGCGAGGCTGCCTGCGCGATTTCGATTTCCGGGGCGGCGGCGCGGCTGACCGCCGACCGGCTTGAGCCGCTGGGTGAACGGGTGGCGCAGGCAGCGGCGGCGCTGACCGCGCTGCTGGGCGGCGCGCCGCCGGCCGAGCTCTAG
- a CDS encoding YggT family protein gives MTTLFQALMLILDVLWFIMIAHIIMSWLINFQVLNLRQPLVAQVWDGLNRALEPIYRPIRSIMPDLGGLDLAPLVVFIAIIILQRALVNNAGFFFGY, from the coding sequence ATGACCACGCTGTTCCAGGCGCTGATGCTGATCCTCGATGTGCTGTGGTTCATCATGATCGCGCACATCATCATGTCCTGGCTGATCAACTTTCAGGTGCTGAACCTGCGCCAGCCGCTGGTCGCGCAGGTCTGGGACGGGCTGAACCGGGCGCTGGAGCCGATCTATCGCCCGATCCGCAGCATCATGCCCGACCTCGGCGGTCTGGATCTGGCGCCGCTGGTGGTGTTCATCGCCATCATCATCCTGCAGCGGGCGCTGGTGAACAACGCCGGGTTCTTCTTCGGCTACTGA
- a CDS encoding acyl-CoA thioesterase: MYPFLRFAREVINARRAAPLPPLGAHVSTHRVWPWDIDPWRELNNGRTLTLYDLGRIPMSIRMGIVDTMRRKGWGFTVAGNSVRYRRRIRLFQRFTQVSRTLGWDGRFLYMEQSIWIAGECANQMLLRVAIVGGGRKGIVSPAAFMAALGHHGDSPALPAWAEAWIAAEAQRPWPPVLPDGLAPRTKDLPA, from the coding sequence ATGTATCCCTTCCTGCGCTTTGCCCGAGAAGTCATCAATGCCCGCCGCGCCGCGCCCCTGCCGCCGCTGGGCGCGCATGTGTCCACCCACCGGGTCTGGCCATGGGACATCGACCCGTGGCGCGAGCTGAACAACGGCCGCACCCTGACGCTGTATGACCTGGGGCGGATTCCGATGTCGATCCGCATGGGGATCGTGGACACGATGCGGCGGAAGGGCTGGGGCTTTACCGTCGCCGGCAATTCGGTGCGCTATCGCAGGCGCATCAGGCTGTTCCAGCGGTTCACCCAGGTCAGCCGGACGCTCGGCTGGGACGGGCGCTTTCTCTACATGGAACAGTCGATCTGGATCGCGGGCGAATGCGCCAACCAGATGCTGCTGCGCGTCGCGATCGTGGGCGGCGGGCGCAAGGGGATCGTCAGCCCGGCCGCGTTCATGGCTGCGCTGGGCCATCACGGCGACAGCCCCGCCCTGCCGGCCTGGGCCGAGGCCTGGATCGCCGCCGAAGCGCAGCGCCCCTGGCCGCCCGTCCTGCCCGATGGGCTGGCGCCGCGCACGAAAGACTTGCCGGCCTGA